In one window of Panthera uncia isolate 11264 chromosome F2, Puncia_PCG_1.0, whole genome shotgun sequence DNA:
- the LOC125924801 gene encoding cytochrome c oxidase subunit 6C: MQGKKRNTPLNFSRERLEERWRSFELFRLPSLGPLRCFCACAQLDRRPFLYQLGRTLGLRLVLRRITTMTSGALAKPQMRGLLARRLRFHIVGAFAVSLGVAAFYKFAVAEPRKKAYADFYRNYDSMKDFEEMKKAGIFQSAK; the protein is encoded by the exons GGAAGAAACGAAACACACCCTTGAACTTCAGCCGTGAGCGGCTGGAGGAGCGCTGGAGGTCTTTTGAACTCTTCCGGCTACCGTCGCTGGGTCCTCTCCGCTGCTTCTGCGCCTGCGCTCAGCTGGACCGCCGTCCATTTCTGTATCAGTTAGGAAGGACGTTGGGTTTAAGGTTGGTGTTGAG gAGAATAACTACCATGACTTCCGGTGCTTTGGCGAAACCTCAGATGCGAGGCCTTCTGGCCAGGCGCCTGCGATTTCATATTGTCGGAGCGTTCGCTGTATCCCTGGGGGTTGCAGCTTTCTATAAG TTTGCTGTGGCCGAACCAAGGAAGAAGGCGTATGCAGATTTCTACAGAAATTATGATTCCATGAAAGATTTTGAGGAGATGAAGAAGGCTGGTATCTTTCAGAGTGCAAAGTGA